The proteins below are encoded in one region of Myxococcales bacterium:
- a CDS encoding bile acid:sodium symporter family protein: MNLWLRKFVHFFPWWLLLFTAASLMHPPLATWFSGPLITIGLAVIMLGMGLSLELSDFLRVLRMPKSVGVGVLLQFLLMPGLGWLLSRVFSLPPFYAAGLVLVSCCPGGTASNVIAFLAKADVALSVTLTAVSTMVAVALTPLLSSLLIGSEVAVDGVGLFISTAKVVLLPVALGLWLRKTMPRVTELLLPWAPPLAVVMIVLIVASIIAAAKTELAQLIYSLAGAVLSLHLLGFFLGYVLAKCFAASTTEARTISIEVGMQNSGLGVVLARSNFSSPLVAIPAALSSLTHCVVGSLCAAFWARRAPANKEL, from the coding sequence ATGAATCTTTGGCTTCGAAAATTCGTGCATTTCTTTCCCTGGTGGCTGCTGCTTTTTACTGCTGCATCCTTAATGCATCCGCCGCTTGCGACTTGGTTTTCTGGGCCACTTATCACTATCGGCCTTGCGGTGATCATGTTGGGGATGGGGCTAAGCCTTGAACTCAGTGATTTTTTGCGCGTGTTGCGCATGCCGAAAAGCGTCGGCGTTGGCGTATTGCTTCAGTTTTTGCTGATGCCTGGTTTGGGGTGGCTGCTTAGTCGAGTTTTTTCCTTGCCCCCCTTTTATGCGGCTGGACTCGTGCTGGTGTCGTGTTGTCCGGGTGGCACGGCGTCCAATGTGATTGCTTTTTTAGCCAAGGCAGACGTAGCGCTCTCGGTGACACTGACCGCAGTTTCCACCATGGTGGCGGTGGCTCTTACGCCGCTATTAAGCAGCCTGCTGATTGGAAGTGAAGTTGCGGTGGACGGGGTTGGGCTTTTTATCAGTACGGCCAAGGTGGTGCTGCTTCCGGTGGCTTTGGGCCTCTGGCTTCGCAAAACCATGCCGCGTGTGACAGAGCTGCTTTTGCCGTGGGCTCCTCCGCTGGCCGTTGTCATGATAGTTTTGATTGTTGCTTCGATTATCGCTGCTGCAAAGACAGAGCTGGCTCAGCTGATTTACTCCCTTGCCGGAGCTGTTCTGAGTTTACATCTACTGGGCTTTTTTTTAGGCTATGTACTGGCCAAATGCTTCGCTGCTTCGACTACGGAAGCTCGGACTATTTCAATTGAAGTTGGCATGCAAAACTCGGGTCTCGGCGTGGTGCTTGCGCGAAGCAACTTTTCAAGCCCCTTGGTTGCCATTCCTGCAGCGCTTTCTTCCCTGACCCATTGCGTTGTAGGTAGCCTTTGTGCGGCTTTTTGGGCGCGCCGCGCTCCTGCTAACAAAGAGCTATGA
- a CDS encoding MgtC/SapB family protein translates to MTPSGIENVLSLATALAAGLLIGAERQQDGRIGRFAGARTFSLIALLGAIGMLAHVWVSLGLALIVGTLIAIAYYRDSVSRSDKGVTTEVAALVTYALGALSTAKELDMPYTDRLLLVAAGASVVLALLSLKKPLHGFLRNVSEEDVFSVMKLLLLAAILLPLLPNADMGPWGTLNPRHIGLLAVLISSISFAGYIAIRVMGPGRGLGLTGLLGGLASSTAVTVSFSGHAKQRRSLTTACAAAIVLASSTMFPRMMVDISVTSPALLPEVMWFLGAAGLSSLILGSVLFWQASIGRSPGERSTINEAATLDVSNPFSLSMAIKFAGLFTLVLLLSRAAAHLLPETGVYLSATFGAVANVDAITLSLGKLHEQGQVSTAAARHSVYLVAASNFASKTLLAGLLGGKELGIRIGISLAFSLAVAAFFLHW, encoded by the coding sequence GTGACTCCTTCTGGCATCGAAAATGTACTTTCCTTGGCTACGGCGTTGGCTGCCGGTTTGCTTATTGGAGCTGAACGTCAGCAAGATGGCCGTATTGGTCGATTTGCTGGTGCACGCACCTTTTCGCTGATTGCACTTCTTGGCGCCATTGGCATGTTAGCCCATGTCTGGGTCTCCCTCGGTCTTGCTCTTATTGTTGGAACCCTCATTGCCATAGCTTATTACCGTGACTCAGTATCCCGATCGGATAAGGGAGTAACGACGGAGGTTGCGGCGCTGGTAACCTATGCCCTGGGTGCTTTGAGCACAGCCAAAGAGCTCGACATGCCTTATACCGATCGCCTGCTCCTGGTGGCCGCAGGCGCAAGCGTCGTACTTGCATTGCTATCGCTGAAAAAACCACTGCACGGCTTTTTGCGAAATGTTTCAGAAGAAGACGTTTTTTCAGTCATGAAACTTTTGTTGCTTGCGGCCATTCTCTTGCCGCTTTTGCCCAATGCCGACATGGGGCCCTGGGGTACACTCAATCCACGTCACATCGGATTGCTGGCCGTGTTGATCTCTTCCATTAGTTTTGCCGGTTATATTGCGATTCGCGTCATGGGACCGGGCAGGGGGCTTGGCTTGACCGGCTTGCTCGGCGGACTCGCTTCTTCAACCGCCGTGACCGTTTCTTTTTCAGGTCATGCCAAGCAGCGTCGGAGCCTAACCACAGCGTGTGCTGCGGCTATCGTCTTGGCATCTTCGACGATGTTTCCGCGCATGATGGTTGATATCTCGGTGACCTCGCCAGCTTTGCTGCCCGAAGTGATGTGGTTTTTGGGGGCGGCGGGACTTAGCAGTTTGATTCTCGGAAGCGTTTTGTTTTGGCAAGCTTCAATAGGACGAAGCCCTGGCGAACGAAGCACGATTAACGAAGCAGCCACCCTCGATGTGAGCAACCCCTTTTCGTTATCGATGGCAATCAAGTTCGCAGGTCTGTTTACGTTGGTGTTGCTCTTGTCACGCGCGGCGGCACATCTGCTCCCAGAAACAGGTGTGTATTTATCGGCCACCTTCGGTGCAGTCGCAAACGTTGATGCCATTACCTTATCGCTTGGAAAGCTGCACGAGCAGGGGCAGGTGAGCACTGCAGCTGCTCGGCATTCTGTGTATCTGGTTGCGGCGAGCAATTTTGCTTCAAAAACATTATTGGCAGGTTTACTGGGCGGCAAAGAACTTGGGATCCGGATTGGCATAAGTCTGGCTTTTTCGTTGGCAGTTGCGGCTTTTTTCCTGCACTGGTAA
- the bcp gene encoding thioredoxin-dependent thiol peroxidase, with translation MTVEIGKNAPAFTLPDEKGNKVSLAEQKGKWVVLYFYPKDDTPGCTIEACDFSSGIKGFEKLDATVFGCSPDDAKSHQKFIARYKLKISLLSDESKKVMTKYGAWGEKNMYGKVTEGVIRSTVIIDPQGKVAHHWKKVQAKGHAEKVAEKLKELQS, from the coding sequence ATGACTGTTGAAATAGGAAAAAACGCTCCGGCATTTACCTTGCCTGATGAAAAAGGAAACAAGGTTTCGCTTGCTGAGCAAAAAGGGAAGTGGGTTGTGCTCTATTTTTACCCAAAGGACGATACGCCTGGATGCACCATTGAGGCCTGCGATTTTTCATCGGGCATAAAGGGCTTTGAAAAGCTTGATGCGACCGTATTTGGTTGCAGTCCGGACGATGCAAAAAGTCATCAAAAATTCATTGCTAGATACAAACTCAAGATTTCCTTGCTAAGCGACGAAAGTAAAAAGGTAATGACTAAATATGGCGCATGGGGAGAGAAAAACATGTACGGCAAGGTCACCGAAGGCGTGATCCGGAGCACCGTGATTATCGATCCGCAGGGCAAAGTGGCTCACCATTGGAAGAAGGTTCAAGCCAAAGGACATGCCGAAAAGGTCGCGGAAAAACTCAAAGAGCTCCAATCTTGA
- a CDS encoding copper-translocating P-type ATPase, translated as MALEANTLQVSEQWICPMHPEVKQDHPGQCPKCAMALERTAASAAQEENPELEDMLFRFWVSFSFTAPLFILAMGDMLPYAPFSTLFSPGLVVFFELCLATPVCTWAALPFYKRALRSFTNKSLNMFSLIGVGVFVAFGYSVLAALFPSFFPDSFRDEFGEVAVYFESAAIVVTLVLLGQILELRARGRTTQAIKALLGLTPQKAWRLDENGKEASVPLSHVQVGDRLRVKPGESVPVDGRVLEGHSYVDESMVTGESRAVEKDKDDSVIGATVNGKGAFVMKAEKVGSDTLLSKMVAIVSEAARSRAPIQSLADKVASIFVPTVFTVSLLSFAVWALWGPEPKMVYALLNAVAVLIIACPCALGLATPMSVVVAMGKAASVGVLFKNAAAIEALEKVDTVLIDKTGTLTEGKMLVTDVVCKDGTSKDELLGLAASLEQHSEHPIASAMQRYIGERDLSFASAQQFEAIPGKGIKARVDEHAVYLGNKRLLDDLGLDSTEFAHDLLKSNEQEQSVVFVVKENALLGYFAVSDPIKENALQAVNALKAAGLQVALLSGDQQSTANAVAKTLGIDKVFSEVLPEQKLDILKSLQKEGHIVAMAGDGINDAPALAGADVGIAMGSGTEIAMQSAEVTLVQGDLSALLRAFVVSKKTMKNIRQNLFFAFVYNTAGVPIAAGLLYPFTGILLNPVFAAAAMSLSSFSVISNALRLHQIKFNT; from the coding sequence ATGGCACTTGAAGCCAATACCCTCCAGGTTTCAGAACAATGGATTTGCCCGATGCATCCGGAAGTCAAACAAGATCATCCAGGGCAGTGTCCCAAATGTGCCATGGCACTTGAGCGCACTGCGGCATCTGCGGCGCAAGAGGAGAACCCAGAGCTTGAAGACATGCTGTTTCGTTTTTGGGTCTCCTTTTCTTTTACTGCCCCGCTTTTTATCTTGGCGATGGGCGATATGCTGCCATATGCCCCCTTCAGTACTTTGTTTTCCCCGGGCCTGGTGGTGTTTTTCGAGCTTTGTCTAGCAACACCCGTATGTACCTGGGCTGCTTTGCCATTTTATAAACGCGCGCTTCGTTCCTTTACAAACAAAAGCCTCAACATGTTTAGCTTGATTGGGGTAGGCGTGTTTGTCGCTTTTGGCTACAGTGTGTTAGCGGCGCTGTTCCCGTCATTCTTTCCTGACTCATTTAGAGATGAATTCGGCGAAGTGGCGGTGTATTTCGAATCTGCAGCAATCGTCGTCACCCTAGTCCTGTTAGGGCAGATTTTAGAGTTGCGTGCGCGTGGCCGAACGACTCAGGCTATCAAGGCTTTGTTAGGTCTAACTCCTCAAAAGGCTTGGCGCTTGGATGAAAACGGCAAAGAAGCGTCTGTCCCACTGAGTCACGTTCAGGTCGGAGACCGTCTAAGAGTAAAGCCGGGAGAAAGCGTTCCTGTGGACGGCCGTGTTCTTGAAGGACATAGCTATGTTGATGAATCGATGGTGACGGGCGAGTCGCGTGCGGTTGAAAAAGACAAAGACGATTCTGTCATTGGAGCTACCGTTAATGGCAAGGGCGCCTTTGTTATGAAAGCTGAGAAGGTCGGCTCGGATACTTTGCTTTCCAAGATGGTGGCTATCGTTAGTGAAGCGGCACGTAGCCGTGCTCCGATTCAAAGCCTGGCGGACAAAGTCGCCTCGATTTTCGTACCTACTGTTTTTACAGTGTCGTTATTGAGTTTTGCTGTATGGGCGCTTTGGGGACCTGAGCCCAAGATGGTCTATGCCTTACTCAATGCCGTGGCTGTGCTTATTATCGCTTGTCCTTGCGCCCTTGGACTTGCAACACCCATGTCAGTCGTGGTTGCAATGGGCAAAGCTGCATCGGTGGGTGTACTTTTCAAAAACGCCGCCGCTATCGAAGCCTTGGAGAAGGTTGACACCGTGTTGATTGATAAAACCGGCACACTTACCGAAGGTAAAATGCTGGTGACCGACGTGGTGTGCAAAGATGGCACTAGTAAAGATGAGTTGCTTGGGCTTGCTGCAAGCCTGGAGCAGCATAGTGAGCATCCCATTGCTTCGGCGATGCAACGATACATCGGTGAGCGGGATCTTTCGTTTGCTTCGGCCCAGCAGTTTGAAGCCATCCCTGGCAAAGGCATCAAGGCAAGGGTGGATGAACATGCTGTTTATCTTGGAAACAAACGCTTGCTTGACGATCTCGGCCTTGATTCAACAGAATTTGCACACGATTTGCTCAAGTCAAACGAGCAAGAACAAAGTGTTGTTTTTGTGGTGAAGGAAAATGCATTGCTTGGCTATTTCGCTGTGAGTGATCCTATTAAAGAAAATGCGCTACAGGCAGTAAATGCTTTGAAAGCAGCAGGGCTGCAAGTTGCCTTGCTGAGTGGGGATCAGCAAAGCACGGCCAACGCTGTAGCCAAAACTCTTGGTATCGACAAAGTGTTTTCCGAAGTCTTACCTGAACAAAAGCTTGATATTCTTAAGTCACTACAAAAAGAGGGACATATTGTGGCCATGGCCGGTGACGGTATTAATGATGCACCTGCTCTTGCTGGTGCTGACGTCGGTATTGCCATGGGTAGCGGAACCGAGATCGCTATGCAAAGCGCGGAAGTTACCTTGGTTCAAGGTGATTTGTCGGCATTGCTGCGGGCTTTCGTTGTGAGTAAAAAAACCATGAAAAATATTCGGCAAAATCTCTTTTTTGCTTTCGTTTACAATACAGCAGGCGTTCCGATTGCCGCGGGCCTACTTTATCCTTTTACTGGGATACTCCTAAACCCAGTGTTTGCCGCAGCAGCCATGAGCTTGAGTTCTTTTTCTGTGATCTCCAATGCTCTTCGACTTCACCAGATAAAGTTTAACACTTAA
- a CDS encoding ATP-binding cassette domain-containing protein, protein MSFLVLEDVSLSFGGKRIVESLDLRIGDADRIGLIGPNGSGKSTLLKMFAGEQEPDGGAIQKQNGLRLGYLPQDIALEGGRTLIDFVRDSIPGYRSLHQAIETEEHTLTELSQTGSDSPELMQSATRIAELHEELSRLQDQYSEHEALAILDGLGFSQSDLNRDLAEFSGGWKMRAVLAALLFQKPDVLLLDEPTNHLDMPSVAWFSTFLQNYSGSFVLICHDREFLNEQIGRVVSFEVEGVRSYTGNFESYLLQRKEEEEILKNRAKNLGREREKTEDFIRRFRAKASKSNQVQSRIKALEKMDPIHLLEERSSIHMRFVPSQRSGVEVQRAEGLGHSFGSHTVFSGADLSVRRGDRIGIIGVNGAGKTTLLKILAGELQATEGKSELGHNVDLGYYAQHHTDQLHPKQSVYEEVASQNRDANMTQVRTLLGAFLFQGDDVDKKISVLSGGERARVALAKLLIDPRNYLMMDEPTNHLDLDSSEALAEALANYDGSIVFVSHNKSFVRKLATKIWNVEGGRVEVYPGNLDEYLQTCQDRHKNSQKNDKSGKKQGKKQPELSAAPKVTEKTQDRQPSRKSKASENQSRLLSKRIAELETRIEALEAKQKECNRVLEKPEVYNDPVQRNDLLTQLQVNAEKLSELTKRWEALQEELEALSPEI, encoded by the coding sequence ATGAGCTTTTTGGTTTTAGAAGATGTTTCGCTGAGTTTCGGCGGAAAACGTATTGTTGAATCGCTTGACTTGCGCATTGGGGATGCAGATCGCATTGGCTTGATTGGCCCCAACGGATCAGGGAAAAGCACGCTGCTTAAGATGTTTGCTGGCGAACAGGAACCCGACGGCGGAGCAATTCAGAAACAAAATGGCCTCCGCCTGGGATACTTGCCGCAAGATATTGCGCTTGAAGGCGGTCGTACGTTGATTGACTTCGTCCGAGACAGTATTCCCGGCTATCGCAGCTTGCATCAGGCCATAGAAACCGAAGAACATACACTCACGGAATTAAGCCAAACAGGAAGCGACAGTCCCGAGTTGATGCAAAGTGCGACTCGCATTGCCGAGCTGCACGAAGAGCTTTCACGCTTGCAAGATCAGTATTCCGAACATGAGGCCTTGGCCATTTTGGATGGTCTTGGTTTTTCGCAAAGTGATCTGAATCGGGATCTAGCAGAGTTTAGTGGTGGCTGGAAAATGCGAGCTGTGCTAGCTGCACTTTTGTTCCAGAAGCCTGATGTGTTGCTGCTTGATGAGCCCACCAACCATCTTGATATGCCCTCTGTTGCCTGGTTCTCTACCTTTCTTCAAAACTACAGCGGATCCTTTGTTTTGATTTGCCATGACCGTGAATTCTTAAACGAACAAATCGGACGCGTGGTCAGTTTCGAAGTGGAAGGTGTTCGTAGCTACACCGGAAACTTCGAAAGCTACCTCTTGCAGCGAAAAGAAGAAGAAGAAATCCTTAAAAATCGCGCTAAAAACCTGGGCCGCGAACGCGAAAAAACCGAAGATTTTATTCGCCGTTTTCGAGCCAAAGCCTCCAAATCCAACCAAGTGCAAAGCCGGATTAAAGCTCTTGAGAAAATGGATCCGATCCATCTTCTTGAGGAGCGAAGCAGTATTCACATGCGCTTTGTTCCAAGCCAACGTTCTGGCGTTGAGGTGCAACGCGCCGAAGGGCTCGGTCATAGCTTTGGATCACATACCGTATTCAGCGGCGCTGACTTGTCTGTTCGTCGCGGCGACCGCATTGGCATCATTGGCGTCAACGGAGCGGGTAAAACAACCTTGCTAAAAATCCTCGCCGGAGAGTTGCAAGCCACTGAAGGCAAAAGCGAACTGGGTCATAATGTCGACCTTGGCTACTACGCTCAGCACCACACCGACCAGCTGCATCCAAAGCAAAGTGTTTATGAAGAAGTTGCTTCGCAAAACCGCGACGCCAACATGACTCAAGTCCGCACCTTGCTCGGTGCGTTTTTGTTTCAAGGGGATGATGTTGATAAGAAAATCTCGGTACTTTCCGGTGGTGAACGCGCCCGAGTCGCACTTGCGAAACTGCTTATCGATCCACGCAACTACTTGATGATGGACGAGCCAACCAACCATCTCGACCTTGATTCCAGCGAGGCCCTAGCCGAAGCACTCGCAAACTACGACGGCAGCATTGTGTTTGTAAGCCACAACAAAAGCTTCGTGCGCAAACTGGCCACCAAGATATGGAACGTGGAGGGAGGCCGGGTTGAGGTCTATCCAGGCAATCTTGATGAGTATCTCCAAACTTGCCAAGATCGTCATAAAAATAGCCAAAAAAACGACAAAAGTGGCAAGAAACAGGGCAAAAAGCAGCCAGAACTGTCCGCTGCACCTAAGGTCACAGAAAAAACGCAAGATCGACAGCCAAGCCGAAAAAGCAAAGCCAGCGAGAATCAAAGCAGGCTTTTGAGCAAACGCATTGCCGAGCTCGAGACTCGTATCGAGGCGTTGGAGGCCAAGCAAAAAGAATGCAATCGAGTTTTGGAAAAACCGGAAGTCTACAATGATCCCGTGCAGCGCAATGATTTGCTTACGCAACTGCAAGTCAATGCTGAAAAGCTCAGTGAGCTTACCAAGCGTTGGGAAGCGCTGCAGGAAGAGCTGGAAGCACTTTCTCCAGAGATTTAG
- a CDS encoding host attachment protein, which translates to MMKRTWIVIAHRAGARIVQSNGPASEIQTIQDVDHPEGKLKAGEVNADRPGQSVSSHSTGPHPMVPTKRVTEEIADEFAREIAGIVERARLRSAFDQLALVAAPRFLGRLRNALPAASQNLVIASLSKNVPDLSPETIREQLAEIRLV; encoded by the coding sequence ATGATGAAACGAACATGGATTGTTATCGCACACCGAGCGGGCGCTCGTATTGTGCAAAGCAACGGACCGGCAAGCGAAATTCAAACGATTCAAGATGTTGATCATCCTGAAGGCAAACTCAAAGCTGGTGAAGTCAACGCGGATCGACCAGGGCAATCGGTCTCAAGTCATTCGACTGGGCCACATCCTATGGTGCCCACCAAGCGCGTTACCGAGGAGATTGCAGATGAGTTTGCGCGTGAGATTGCAGGGATTGTCGAGCGAGCACGTCTTAGAAGCGCTTTTGATCAGCTCGCCCTTGTGGCCGCGCCACGCTTTTTGGGGCGGCTTCGCAATGCACTGCCAGCTGCAAGCCAGAACCTCGTTATCGCGTCGCTTTCGAAAAACGTGCCAGACCTAAGTCCGGAAACTATTCGCGAACAGCTTGCTGAAATACGCTTGGTTTAG
- a CDS encoding bifunctional SulP family inorganic anion transporter/carbonic anhydrase, whose protein sequence is MPSNAISLKHLGKDATAGLVVYLVALPLCLGIALASDAPLAAGLISGILGGLVVGSLSASHTSVSGPAAGLAAVVAAQIAQFGSFSAFLVAVVLAGVIQVALGLARAGFIASFFPSSVIKGLLAGIGVILLLKQLPHVLGHDADVEGEMAFLQPDGENSITELLAAFFDIQPGAALIGVCSVILLLLWDRIRLLKKSPIPGPLVVVLLGVGVNWLLKLLGSQWVIDGEHLVQVPVGQKGEIFSQLLVFPDWSVLVNPAIYFAAFTLALVASLETLLNLDAVDELDPKQRHSPPNRELIAQGIGNVFTGLIGGIPMTSVIVRSSVNIDSGNKTKLSAIFHGVLLLISVLVFPHLLNSIPLAALAAILLVTGLKLASPALFRKMWVEGKQQFLPFAATVVFIVLTDLLTGVLIGLAVAIAFILRSNFRRPLRLFKEKHIGGEVLRIELASQVSFLNRASLEKALRSVAQGGNVLIDARKTEYIDPDILDLIYEFRAKTAPAHDVTLSLLGFKDEYKQLDDRIEFVDYSTQELQAALDSDAVLDILKEGNARMCRGERLTRDLKRQISGTASGQAPLAVILSCIDSRTPAEHVFDLGIGDIFSVRIAGNIAREKVLASIEYGCKVAGAKLIVVMGHTSCGAVTAAVNFKLANERASEETGCEHLDVLTDEIQKAMPLVSSEVVGDDPLRKQGYIDEVARANVVQTIDVIRKSTTIDALLREGAVHIVGAMYDVSKGNVKFI, encoded by the coding sequence ATGCCTTCAAATGCAATATCGCTCAAGCATCTTGGAAAAGATGCCACGGCTGGACTGGTTGTCTATCTCGTTGCCTTGCCGTTGTGCCTTGGTATCGCGTTGGCTTCCGATGCGCCCCTGGCTGCGGGCCTGATATCGGGAATCCTCGGTGGTCTCGTGGTGGGTTCTCTGAGCGCGTCGCATACCAGTGTATCGGGTCCTGCTGCCGGCCTTGCTGCGGTTGTTGCGGCGCAAATCGCACAGTTCGGTTCGTTTTCGGCTTTTTTGGTTGCTGTTGTTTTAGCGGGTGTGATTCAAGTTGCACTTGGCTTAGCTCGTGCCGGTTTTATTGCCAGCTTTTTCCCTTCAAGTGTGATCAAAGGTTTGCTTGCTGGCATTGGTGTGATTCTGCTCCTTAAGCAGCTTCCTCACGTTCTCGGTCATGATGCGGATGTTGAAGGCGAGATGGCCTTCCTGCAACCTGATGGCGAAAATTCCATCACGGAGCTCCTAGCAGCCTTTTTCGACATTCAACCCGGCGCGGCCCTGATTGGCGTGTGCTCAGTGATACTTCTCTTGCTGTGGGATCGCATCAGGCTTCTTAAGAAGAGTCCGATTCCAGGTCCTCTCGTCGTGGTGCTGCTGGGTGTAGGGGTAAACTGGCTGTTAAAACTGTTGGGTAGTCAATGGGTTATCGACGGGGAGCATCTGGTCCAAGTTCCGGTCGGGCAGAAGGGCGAGATTTTCTCGCAGCTCCTTGTGTTTCCGGATTGGTCTGTTCTCGTAAATCCGGCCATCTACTTCGCTGCTTTTACTTTAGCCTTAGTTGCATCGCTTGAAACATTACTCAACTTGGATGCGGTGGATGAGCTGGATCCGAAGCAGAGGCATTCTCCACCCAACCGCGAGCTTATAGCCCAAGGGATAGGCAATGTTTTCACGGGTCTCATTGGTGGCATACCCATGACCAGCGTGATCGTGCGCAGTAGCGTCAACATCGATTCAGGAAACAAAACGAAGCTCAGCGCAATATTTCACGGTGTACTGCTATTGATATCCGTTTTGGTTTTTCCGCATCTGCTCAATAGCATTCCCCTAGCAGCACTTGCTGCTATCTTACTCGTGACAGGTCTCAAGCTTGCTTCACCGGCGCTGTTTCGCAAGATGTGGGTTGAAGGGAAACAGCAATTTTTACCGTTCGCAGCAACCGTTGTCTTCATCGTACTGACTGACTTGTTGACTGGTGTACTCATTGGCCTTGCTGTGGCCATCGCCTTTATTTTGCGGAGCAACTTTAGACGACCTTTAAGGCTTTTCAAAGAGAAGCATATCGGTGGCGAGGTTTTACGTATCGAGTTAGCAAGTCAAGTGAGTTTTCTAAATCGTGCGAGCCTAGAAAAAGCACTACGGAGCGTAGCTCAAGGTGGTAACGTACTTATTGATGCTCGTAAAACAGAATACATTGATCCCGATATCTTGGATTTAATTTATGAGTTCCGAGCCAAAACGGCACCTGCCCATGATGTAACCTTGAGTTTGCTCGGCTTTAAAGACGAGTATAAACAGCTCGATGATCGTATTGAGTTTGTCGATTATTCAACGCAAGAACTTCAGGCCGCTCTTGATTCCGATGCTGTGCTTGACATTCTTAAAGAGGGCAACGCTCGGATGTGCCGTGGTGAACGTTTGACGCGCGATCTTAAGCGTCAAATTTCAGGAACCGCGTCGGGCCAGGCACCACTTGCGGTGATACTTAGCTGTATCGACAGCCGCACTCCAGCGGAACATGTTTTTGATCTAGGTATCGGTGACATCTTTAGCGTGCGCATTGCCGGCAATATTGCCCGGGAAAAAGTGCTTGCGAGCATTGAGTACGGTTGCAAAGTAGCCGGAGCCAAATTGATTGTTGTGATGGGCCACACCTCATGTGGCGCTGTTACGGCTGCCGTGAATTTTAAGCTGGCCAATGAGCGTGCTTCTGAAGAGACCGGTTGCGAGCACCTTGACGTGTTAACCGACGAGATACAAAAGGCCATGCCTTTGGTATCGAGCGAGGTGGTTGGCGACGATCCGCTTCGAAAACAAGGCTATATCGATGAGGTAGCTCGTGCCAATGTCGTGCAAACCATCGACGTCATTCGTAAAAGCACTACGATCGACGCGCTTCTTCGCGAAGGTGCCGTACACATCGTTGGCGCAATGTATGACGTGAGCAAAGGTAACGTTAAATTTATATAA
- the trxA gene encoding thioredoxin, which yields MLSCPNASFQTEVLEAETPVLVDFWAPWCGPCRAIAPTIDELAREYSGRVKVAKLNVDEAPELARRYGVRSIPTIVVMKAGKVVKGPVGTTPKEKLKAFLEDVLRSEPSSRAAG from the coding sequence TTGTTATCCTGTCCGAACGCGAGCTTTCAGACCGAGGTTCTGGAAGCCGAGACGCCAGTCCTCGTAGACTTCTGGGCACCGTGGTGTGGCCCCTGTCGCGCCATTGCGCCGACCATCGACGAACTCGCGCGCGAGTACAGCGGCCGCGTGAAAGTCGCCAAGCTCAACGTGGACGAGGCACCGGAGCTTGCGCGTCGATACGGGGTACGCTCGATCCCCACAATCGTCGTGATGAAAGCAGGCAAGGTGGTGAAGGGCCCGGTCGGAACGACCCCGAAGGAGAAGCTCAAGGCGTTTCTAGAGGACGTCCTACGAAGCGAACCCTCCAGTCGCGCCGCAGGGTAG
- a CDS encoding OsmC family protein produces MACLSWARTGLVASGAVVSVVALIRAVMSYFLLSGEWLLLRRRSRRRPILQRAAPRNEVDLPRTDAKSNGRDRRSNRCRSRGGTWTAVRARTGRPVGAHQLRADEPITLGGTDTGPSPYDYLLAALGACTSMTLRLYADRKRWPLEGVTVHLRHSRIHAADCADCDTKKGMIEQVKREIELAGPLDDEQKSRLLEIADRCPVRRTLTAEMRIDTRLR; encoded by the coding sequence ATGGCTTGCTTGAGCTGGGCGAGGACGGGCTTGGTGGCCTCGGGGGCGGTGGTGTCGGTCGTAGCGTTGATTCGAGCGGTCATGTCGTATTTCCTCCTGAGTGGTGAGTGGCTGCTGCTCAGGAGAAGGTCTCGACGACGACCGATATTACAGCGGGCGGCACCGCGTAACGAAGTCGACCTCCCGAGGACTGATGCTAAATCCAATGGGCGAGACCGCCGCAGCAATCGATGCAGGAGTCGTGGTGGTACGTGGACGGCGGTCCGGGCTCGGACAGGACGTCCGGTAGGCGCGCACCAGCTCCGCGCCGATGAACCCATCACGCTCGGCGGCACCGACACTGGTCCGTCGCCCTACGACTACCTGCTCGCGGCTCTTGGCGCGTGCACGTCTATGACGCTCAGGCTCTACGCCGATCGCAAGCGGTGGCCGCTCGAGGGCGTCACCGTGCACCTCCGGCACTCCCGGATTCATGCGGCTGACTGCGCCGACTGCGACACCAAGAAGGGGATGATCGAGCAAGTCAAGCGAGAGATCGAACTCGCCGGGCCTCTCGACGACGAGCAGAAGTCCCGGCTGCTGGAGATCGCCGACCGTTGTCCGGTGCGCCGAACGCTCACGGCCGAGATGCGGATCGACACGCGGCTGCGTTGA